From a single Alkalihalophilus pseudofirmus genomic region:
- a CDS encoding peptidase U32 family protein: MMKQMLEAKVDEVHLGLKASQLINLSYDSRYQFVNGIPTQVENLDELNEITKISHENNVTVNFMANSKYVPESLREDYLSHIKLAVEAGVNRVTVSNLSALNWLAEADLGIPIDIGTFMAATNMGYFRYLESMGVQRVGIPQGMTLDEISDISAKTNLELIVTGNFGGGNVCGHCRLEECPTDKEIGQGCRTSYKVTDLFSGVDLENGQVLDGATDCSLCSIPELIDAGVGYIKLIGREVPNPITTSKICQIYKTWITEVEKGRTSEDIYSSLDDEDLMWNMMWKPRFCEKKRCSYLQTPVTNSYV; this comes from the coding sequence ATGATGAAACAAATGTTAGAAGCAAAAGTAGATGAAGTACATTTAGGACTTAAAGCCTCCCAACTCATTAATTTATCATATGATAGTAGGTATCAATTCGTGAATGGTATACCTACTCAAGTTGAGAACTTAGATGAATTAAACGAAATAACCAAAATTAGTCATGAAAATAATGTGACAGTAAATTTTATGGCTAATAGTAAGTACGTGCCTGAATCTTTAAGGGAAGATTATCTTTCACATATCAAACTAGCTGTAGAAGCTGGAGTTAATAGAGTCACGGTTTCAAACCTTAGCGCACTAAACTGGTTAGCTGAAGCAGATTTAGGTATTCCAATTGATATAGGAACTTTTATGGCTGCTACGAATATGGGGTATTTCCGATACTTAGAAAGCATGGGAGTGCAAAGGGTCGGTATACCACAAGGAATGACATTAGATGAAATAAGTGATATATCTGCTAAAACAAATTTGGAATTAATAGTTACAGGAAATTTTGGTGGAGGAAATGTATGTGGCCATTGCAGGCTAGAAGAATGCCCTACAGATAAAGAAATTGGGCAAGGGTGTAGAACATCGTATAAAGTAACAGATTTATTCAGCGGGGTAGATTTAGAGAACGGTCAAGTATTAGATGGTGCAACTGACTGTAGTTTGTGTAGTATACCAGAGCTAATCGATGCTGGCGTTGGCTATATTAAGTTAATAGGTCGTGAGGTGCCAAACCCTATAACTACTTCGAAAATATGCCAAATATATAAAACATGGATTACAGAAGTTGAAAAAGGCAGAACTAGTGAAGACATTTATAGTTCTCTGGATGATGAAGATTTGATGTGGAATATGATGTGGAAACCAAGGTTCTGTGAAAAGAAAAGATGTTCTTATCTTCAGACCCCTGTTACTAACTCTTATGTTTAA